The following are from one region of the Polaribacter marinaquae genome:
- a CDS encoding primase-helicase family protein, whose protein sequence is MNKKENPFWENEEGKLKISNSELLNFLGANGFVRLKLSPTNYLLVKKKDNRIRLSSEEEMIAFVGDYLIRENQEKVYEAFVKSVGQYISTKKLSFLEVNELPDDRDSKDTGIFYFKNCYCLVYKEGVEVKDYSELPYVIWKNRLINCDYSKRETSNIGQFEQFCKNITNNEDSRFLTLKTILGYLLHRNKSRGEDKVIILYDENMLLNDKTNGGTGKTLLSDALSKVRELELFDGKSIKGDSWFKNQRIGLTTDIITYDDLNKNISLEMFYSMITSGIEVEKKRKDAFFIKKEESPKIIITSNYPVKGPGGSSDKRRRFEFEVANYYDEEFTPEVEFGNRFFNEDWGINEWQKFYHFLMECLNDYLNYGLVKAPSINYKKKSLEIKTSADFVEFADSFIEYNQWMDKRVTEELFNDFFPNQRTSSHQFKKFLSEYSVENDATLELKSTGGKYLFKMIKKEKDDEESSL, encoded by the coding sequence ATGAATAAAAAGGAAAACCCATTTTGGGAAAATGAAGAAGGAAAGCTAAAAATATCAAATTCAGAATTATTGAATTTCTTAGGAGCAAATGGTTTTGTAAGGTTAAAATTGTCACCAACAAACTATTTATTAGTAAAGAAAAAAGATAATAGAATTAGATTGTCATCAGAAGAAGAGATGATAGCATTTGTTGGAGATTATTTAATAAGGGAAAATCAGGAGAAAGTTTATGAGGCTTTTGTTAAAAGTGTTGGTCAATATATATCAACTAAAAAATTAAGCTTTTTAGAAGTAAATGAACTGCCTGATGATAGGGATTCTAAAGATACAGGTATTTTTTATTTTAAAAACTGCTATTGTTTGGTATATAAAGAAGGTGTAGAGGTAAAAGATTATAGTGAATTACCTTATGTAATCTGGAAGAATAGATTAATAAACTGTGATTACAGTAAGAGAGAGACCTCAAATATTGGTCAATTTGAACAGTTTTGTAAAAATATTACAAACAATGAAGACTCACGTTTTTTAACTTTAAAAACTATATTAGGTTATCTACTTCATAGGAATAAATCAAGAGGAGAAGATAAAGTGATTATTTTATATGATGAAAATATGCTACTTAATGATAAAACTAATGGAGGTACTGGTAAAACATTATTATCCGATGCGTTGTCAAAAGTACGAGAACTAGAATTGTTTGATGGTAAATCTATTAAAGGAGATAGTTGGTTTAAAAATCAACGTATTGGCTTAACAACAGATATTATAACTTATGATGATTTGAATAAAAATATCAGTTTAGAGATGTTTTATTCTATGATTACTTCAGGTATTGAAGTTGAAAAGAAGAGGAAAGATGCTTTTTTTATTAAAAAAGAAGAATCCCCAAAAATTATTATTACTTCAAATTATCCTGTAAAAGGACCTGGTGGTTCATCAGATAAGAGAAGGAGGTTTGAGTTTGAGGTAGCTAACTATTACGACGAAGAATTTACACCAGAAGTTGAATTTGGGAATAGGTTCTTTAATGAAGATTGGGGTATAAATGAATGGCAAAAGTTTTATCATTTTCTAATGGAATGTTTAAATGACTATTTGAATTATGGATTGGTTAAAGCTCCTTCTATTAATTATAAAAAAAAGAGTTTAGAAATAAAGACATCAGCTGATTTTGTCGAGTTTGCTGATAGTTTTATAGAATATAACCAATGGATGGATAAGAGAGTAACTGAAGAGTTGTTTAACGATTTTTTTCCTAATCAAAGGACGTCATCTCATCAATTCAAAAAATTTTTGAGTGAATATTCTGTCGAGAATGATGCAACTTTGGAATTAAAATCTACAGGAGGTAAATATTTATTTAAAATGATTAAAAAAGAAAAGGATGATGAAGAAAGTAGTTTATAA
- a CDS encoding NUMOD1 domain-containing DNA-binding protein: MPKIDKRRKKVCQYNMQGEFVREFESVAEASKYSGCNKTSIAKVCREERKTCGGFIWKYL, from the coding sequence ATTCCTAAAATTGATAAAAGGAGGAAGAAAGTTTGTCAGTATAATATGCAAGGTGAATTTGTCAGAGAATTTGAATCTGTAGCAGAAGCTTCAAAATATTCTGGATGCAATAAAACATCAATTGCGAAAGTCTGTAGGGAAGAAAGGAAAACCTGTGGAGGTTTTATTTGGAAATATTTATAG
- a CDS encoding GIY-YIG nuclease family protein, protein MMKKVVYKVTNNETEEVYIGITSKSIDDRKKDHLKKSKKGKSYAFQNAIATYGADAFKWEQIDTAITTNELAKKEKEYILEYNSKEQGYNSDSGGGIQKAVYQYDMLTGVLVNKYSNLTDASATIGLNKQDLSSVCLSVNKVSKGFY, encoded by the coding sequence ATGATGAAGAAAGTAGTTTATAAAGTAACAAATAATGAAACTGAAGAGGTTTACATAGGTATAACAAGTAAATCTATTGATGATAGGAAAAAAGACCATTTAAAGAAGTCTAAAAAAGGAAAAAGCTATGCGTTTCAAAATGCAATAGCAACTTACGGAGCAGATGCCTTTAAATGGGAGCAGATTGATACAGCAATCACAACAAATGAATTAGCTAAAAAAGAGAAAGAATATATTTTAGAATATAATTCAAAAGAACAAGGGTATAATTCTGATAGTGGTGGTGGAATCCAAAAAGCTGTCTATCAATATGATATGTTAACAGGAGTATTAGTTAATAAGTACTCTAATTTAACAGATGCAAGCGCTACAATTGGCTTAAATAAGCAAGACTTGTCAAGTGTATGTTTAAGTGTAAATAAAGTCTCTAAAGGCTTCTATTGA